In one window of Gadus chalcogrammus isolate NIFS_2021 chromosome 12, NIFS_Gcha_1.0, whole genome shotgun sequence DNA:
- the LOC130393890 gene encoding regulator of G-protein signaling 5-like isoform X2: MSERAMELLLRRAAVGEALSWSESLDHLLESKGRLVFEDFLRSEYSEENLLFWLACEDYKRSPSPHKMAAMAQRIFAEFVQVDAPRQINIDYLTRKSIRENISEPGLHSFDRAQKLIYALMENDCYPRFLKSDIYQAFLEHSKQQ; this comes from the exons ATGTCGGAGCGAGCTATGGAACTGCTCCTCCGTAGGGCCGCGGTCGGCGAAGCCTTGTCGTGGAGCGAGTCCCTCGACCATCTCCTGGAGAGTAAAG GTCGCCTGGTATTTGAGGACTTCCTGAGGAGCGAGTACAGTGAGGAGAACCTGCTCTTCTGGCTGGCCTGCGAGGACTACAAGAGGAGCCCCAGCCCCCACAAAATGGCCGCCATGGCACAGAGGATCTTCGCTGAGTTTGTGCAGGTCGATGCGCCCAGACAG ATAAATATCGACTACCTGACCAGAAAAAGCATACGGGAGAATATCTCTGAGCCGGGATTGCACTCCTTCGACAGAGCGCAGAAGCTCATATACGCACTGATGGAAAATGACTGTTATCCTCGATTCCTGAAATCGGACATCTATCAGGCTTTCCTGGAACATTCCAAGCAACAATAA
- the LOC130393890 gene encoding regulator of G-protein signaling 5-like isoform X1 yields MSERAMELLLRRAAVGEALSWSESLDHLLESKAGRLVFEDFLRSEYSEENLLFWLACEDYKRSPSPHKMAAMAQRIFAEFVQVDAPRQINIDYLTRKSIRENISEPGLHSFDRAQKLIYALMENDCYPRFLKSDIYQAFLEHSKQQ; encoded by the exons ATGTCGGAGCGAGCTATGGAACTGCTCCTCCGTAGGGCCGCGGTCGGCGAAGCCTTGTCGTGGAGCGAGTCCCTCGACCATCTCCTGGAGAGTAAAG CAGGTCGCCTGGTATTTGAGGACTTCCTGAGGAGCGAGTACAGTGAGGAGAACCTGCTCTTCTGGCTGGCCTGCGAGGACTACAAGAGGAGCCCCAGCCCCCACAAAATGGCCGCCATGGCACAGAGGATCTTCGCTGAGTTTGTGCAGGTCGATGCGCCCAGACAG ATAAATATCGACTACCTGACCAGAAAAAGCATACGGGAGAATATCTCTGAGCCGGGATTGCACTCCTTCGACAGAGCGCAGAAGCTCATATACGCACTGATGGAAAATGACTGTTATCCTCGATTCCTGAAATCGGACATCTATCAGGCTTTCCTGGAACATTCCAAGCAACAATAA